In the genome of Effusibacillus lacus, one region contains:
- a CDS encoding BMP family lipoprotein — translation MKTTTMAKVFLAGTLSASLLLAGCGGAAKNQPAPAPGGGAGGDQKPKIKVAMVTDTGGVNDNSFNQSAWEGFQKLQKDTGVTVKYQESKKESEYLPNLNGFVKDKWDLTWGIGFKLAEDIKKVAADNPNAKLAIVDDNLGGEGKIPSNVTAVTFKEEEGSFLVGVIAGLTTKSNKIGFVGGVKSPLIQKFEYGFRAGVAAVNPKAEVTVAYAEDFANAAKGKTLASSMYQNGADIIYHASGGTGDGVFQEAKERGKGFWAIGVDRDQAYLAPDNTLTSMIKRVDTAVYTVSKDLAEGKWNGGKNIQLGLKDNAIGYAKPHSAVSQDTIAKAEDFKKQFMDGKLTAPKTKEEFEKFLTTVKK, via the coding sequence ATGAAAACCACAACAATGGCAAAAGTGTTTCTTGCCGGTACATTGTCCGCATCCTTGCTGCTGGCAGGCTGCGGCGGTGCGGCAAAGAATCAACCGGCTCCGGCCCCCGGCGGCGGCGCAGGCGGTGACCAAAAGCCGAAAATCAAAGTGGCAATGGTAACTGACACCGGCGGCGTTAATGACAACTCCTTCAACCAATCCGCTTGGGAAGGATTCCAAAAACTCCAAAAGGATACCGGTGTAACGGTAAAATACCAGGAGTCCAAGAAAGAATCCGAATATTTGCCGAACCTGAATGGTTTTGTCAAAGACAAGTGGGATTTGACCTGGGGTATCGGATTCAAACTGGCTGAAGACATCAAGAAGGTTGCTGCCGACAATCCGAACGCCAAATTGGCCATCGTTGACGATAACCTGGGCGGAGAAGGAAAGATTCCTTCCAATGTAACCGCCGTTACCTTTAAAGAAGAAGAAGGTTCTTTCCTCGTAGGTGTAATTGCGGGTCTTACTACGAAATCCAATAAAATCGGTTTTGTCGGCGGTGTGAAAAGCCCGCTGATCCAAAAGTTTGAGTACGGTTTCCGTGCAGGTGTGGCTGCGGTGAATCCGAAGGCGGAAGTTACTGTTGCTTACGCAGAAGACTTCGCAAACGCCGCGAAAGGAAAAACTCTTGCAAGCTCCATGTATCAGAACGGCGCAGACATTATTTACCATGCTTCCGGCGGAACCGGTGACGGCGTATTCCAGGAAGCAAAAGAAAGAGGCAAAGGATTCTGGGCGATCGGTGTGGACCGGGATCAAGCATATCTGGCTCCCGACAACACTTTGACCTCCATGATCAAACGGGTAGATACCGCTGTCTATACCGTTTCCAAAGACCTGGCTGAGGGCAAATGGAACGGCGGCAAGAATATCCAACTGGGACTGAAAGACAACGCCATTGGATATGCAAAGCCTCACAGCGCGGTATCACAAGATACCATTGCGAAGGCTGAAGACTTTAAGAAGCAATTCATGGATGGAAAACTCACTGCGCCAAAAACCAAGGAAGAGTTTGAAAAGTTCCTGACCACCGTAAAAAAATAA
- a CDS encoding ABC transporter ATP-binding protein, with translation MKVIEIEGVSWTRNDKPILKQVDWTLQAGEHWAIIGLNGSGKTSLLKMITGYEWPSRGSIRVLGHTYGRCEIREVRKKIGWVSSALRDEMYPSDTALEVVISGKFASIGLWDQTSEVDRDKAGNLLERFGMARLKDERFGTLSQGEKQKVLLARALMAEPKLLILDEPCFGLDIKAREEVLTDLEQTGRLEQAPTMLYVTHHIEEIQPVFTHALVLRDGEVIAAGEKHRTLTSANLRDAFGIDVQVEWSDDRPWIKVGNRVE, from the coding sequence ATGAAGGTTATTGAAATCGAGGGTGTATCGTGGACCAGAAATGACAAACCGATTCTCAAACAAGTGGATTGGACGCTTCAAGCAGGCGAACACTGGGCGATCATCGGCTTGAACGGCTCTGGCAAAACGTCGTTGCTGAAGATGATTACCGGGTATGAATGGCCGAGCCGGGGCAGCATCCGCGTTCTGGGACACACGTACGGACGGTGTGAAATTCGGGAAGTACGCAAGAAGATCGGCTGGGTCAGCTCTGCGTTGAGGGATGAAATGTATCCCTCCGATACCGCTCTTGAGGTGGTGATCAGTGGAAAGTTTGCTTCCATAGGTCTATGGGATCAGACAAGTGAAGTGGATCGGGACAAGGCTGGGAATCTGTTGGAACGGTTTGGCATGGCCCGTTTGAAGGACGAAAGGTTCGGCACCCTCTCTCAGGGTGAAAAGCAGAAAGTGCTGCTTGCGCGAGCGTTAATGGCGGAGCCAAAACTGCTGATTCTGGATGAACCCTGCTTTGGTTTGGACATCAAGGCCCGGGAGGAAGTTCTGACCGACCTGGAACAAACGGGAAGACTGGAACAGGCCCCGACCATGCTTTATGTCACACACCATATCGAAGAGATCCAACCTGTCTTTACCCATGCGTTGGTGCTAAGGGACGGAGAGGTGATTGCCGCAGGGGAGAAACACCGGACGCTGACAAGCGCCAACCTCAGGGATGCATTTGGCATCGACGTCCAGGTGGAATGGTCGGACGACCGCCCTTGGATAAAAGTAGGCAATCGTGTGGAATAG
- the trpB gene encoding tryptophan synthase subunit beta, whose protein sequence is MSIVKVSNKGVFGEGEVTFGGSYVPEPLQKALDQVEAAFYRYKDDPDFEQEFQYYLREYVGRPNPLYLAERLTSELGGAKIYLKREDLNHTGAHKINNTIGQVLLAKRMGAKRIIAETGAGQHGVATATVCALFGIPCTIYMGEVDTRRQALNVFRMEMLGAKVVAAKSGNRTLKEAVDEALMDFAQNHEDTFYLLGSAVGPHPYPLMVRHFQSVIGREAKQQILEKEGRLPDVVMACVGGGSNAIGLFYPFVDDASVRIIGVEPAGKGLETGIHAAPLNVGKPGIIHGFKCHVMDEAENCHSIAAGLDYPGVGPEHSYYKEIGRAAYVAVTDDEALNAFLHLSKVEGIIPALESSHAIAYAMKLAPTLSKDQSIIVNLSGRGDKDVAQVYEMLKGNQS, encoded by the coding sequence GTGAGTATTGTAAAAGTATCCAACAAGGGAGTCTTCGGGGAAGGAGAAGTGACTTTTGGCGGCAGTTATGTGCCGGAGCCGCTGCAGAAGGCGCTCGATCAGGTAGAAGCCGCTTTTTACCGGTACAAGGACGATCCGGATTTCGAGCAGGAATTCCAGTATTATCTCAGAGAATATGTAGGTCGCCCCAATCCCTTGTATTTGGCGGAGCGGCTTACCAGTGAGCTTGGGGGAGCCAAGATCTACTTGAAACGGGAAGACTTGAATCACACAGGGGCCCACAAGATCAACAACACCATCGGACAGGTGCTGCTGGCCAAACGGATGGGTGCCAAGCGAATCATCGCCGAGACCGGAGCGGGTCAGCACGGCGTGGCAACCGCTACAGTCTGCGCTCTGTTTGGCATTCCCTGTACGATTTATATGGGAGAAGTGGACACCCGGCGTCAGGCGTTGAATGTGTTCCGCATGGAGATGCTTGGCGCCAAGGTGGTGGCAGCCAAATCGGGCAACCGTACCTTGAAGGAAGCGGTCGATGAAGCGCTGATGGATTTTGCGCAGAACCATGAGGATACCTTTTATTTGCTGGGTTCTGCAGTAGGACCGCACCCGTACCCGCTGATGGTGCGCCATTTCCAATCGGTGATCGGGCGGGAGGCAAAACAGCAGATCCTTGAAAAAGAAGGACGCCTGCCCGATGTGGTCATGGCATGTGTAGGCGGCGGTTCCAACGCCATCGGCCTTTTCTATCCGTTTGTCGATGACGCTTCCGTCAGGATTATCGGCGTCGAACCGGCGGGCAAGGGGCTGGAAACGGGGATTCATGCGGCTCCCTTGAATGTGGGGAAACCGGGTATCATTCACGGTTTCAAATGCCATGTGATGGACGAAGCGGAGAACTGTCACTCGATCGCCGCAGGGCTGGACTACCCGGGTGTCGGACCCGAACATTCCTATTACAAAGAAATCGGCCGGGCCGCTTATGTGGCAGTAACTGATGACGAAGCTTTGAACGCTTTCCTTCATCTATCCAAAGTGGAGGGAATTATTCCCGCACTGGAAAGCTCCCATGCGATCGCGTACGCCATGAAACTGGCACCGACCCTGTCCAAGGATCAGTCGATCATCGTCAATCTGTCGGGACGCGGCGACAAAGACGTGGCCCAAGTCTACGAAATGCTCAAGGGGAATCAATCCTAA
- a CDS encoding carboxypeptidase M32, which produces MSERIGQVVKEFRAYTRRMKDYTETIGVMSWDMRTGAPKKGLGQRSEVIGTLSGDLFKMSISPEMKAFLDVLAEPDTYGKLDPITKGIVRECKKEYEKSHAIPPELYQEYVVLTNKSESAWEDARKNNDFASFRPYLEKILEYTNRFLEIWGYKGHKYNTLLDHYEPGMTVETLDSLFDGLRLKTVDLLKEIQERGQATNPSFLEQHFRKEEQRRFSHLVLQRIGYDFDAGRLDESAHPFATGLNPGDVRITTRYDENDFRTAIFSTIHEAGHAIYEQNISAELIGTLLSDGTSMGIHESQSRFLENIIGRSHEFWSCFFDDLLKFFPRQFQGVSLEQFFRAINQVQPSLIRVEADELTYNLHIMLRYELEKALIGGDLTVAELPGAWEEKMKDYLGVVPPNDADGVLQDVHWSFGAFGYFPSYSLGNIYAAQFEAALLRDVPDYREAVRSGEFGVVKKWLTDNIHKHGKLLEPKEILESVTGEAINSGYLVRYLEDKYTQVYNL; this is translated from the coding sequence ATGAGTGAAAGAATCGGCCAGGTGGTCAAAGAGTTTCGGGCATACACCCGGCGGATGAAAGATTATACAGAGACCATCGGGGTCATGAGTTGGGATATGCGAACGGGTGCCCCCAAAAAAGGGCTGGGGCAAAGGTCGGAAGTCATCGGCACCCTGTCCGGAGACCTGTTCAAGATGAGTATCTCTCCGGAAATGAAGGCCTTTCTGGATGTGTTGGCAGAACCTGATACATATGGGAAGCTCGACCCCATTACCAAAGGAATCGTGCGGGAATGCAAGAAGGAATATGAGAAAAGTCACGCCATCCCGCCGGAACTATATCAGGAGTACGTGGTGTTGACGAACAAATCGGAATCGGCCTGGGAGGATGCTCGGAAGAATAACGATTTTGCCTCGTTTCGTCCCTATCTTGAGAAGATCCTCGAATACACCAACCGGTTTCTTGAGATCTGGGGGTACAAAGGGCACAAATACAACACACTGCTCGACCATTATGAACCCGGGATGACCGTGGAAACCTTGGACTCCCTGTTTGACGGCCTGCGCCTCAAGACTGTCGACTTGCTGAAGGAGATTCAAGAGAGAGGCCAAGCCACAAACCCCTCTTTTCTCGAACAGCACTTCCGGAAAGAGGAGCAACGTCGTTTCAGCCATTTGGTTCTGCAACGAATCGGCTATGACTTTGACGCGGGACGGTTGGATGAAAGCGCCCATCCCTTTGCAACAGGCCTGAATCCGGGGGATGTGAGGATCACCACCCGCTACGACGAGAATGACTTCCGAACGGCAATCTTCAGCACCATCCATGAAGCGGGACATGCAATTTATGAACAGAACATTTCCGCCGAACTGATCGGCACCTTGTTGTCAGATGGAACCTCGATGGGAATTCACGAATCCCAATCCCGGTTCCTGGAGAACATCATCGGCCGCAGCCATGAGTTTTGGTCCTGTTTCTTTGACGATCTGCTCAAGTTCTTCCCCCGGCAATTCCAAGGAGTGTCGTTGGAACAGTTCTTCCGGGCGATCAACCAGGTGCAGCCTTCCTTGATCCGGGTGGAAGCGGACGAATTGACATACAATCTTCATATCATGCTTCGTTATGAGCTGGAGAAGGCTCTGATTGGCGGAGATTTGACAGTGGCGGAATTGCCGGGAGCATGGGAGGAGAAGATGAAAGATTATCTGGGGGTCGTGCCGCCGAATGATGCGGACGGCGTTCTGCAAGATGTCCACTGGTCTTTCGGCGCCTTCGGGTATTTTCCTTCCTATTCGCTGGGCAATATCTACGCAGCTCAGTTCGAAGCTGCATTGCTGCGGGACGTCCCTGATTACAGGGAGGCGGTTAGAAGCGGCGAATTCGGGGTCGTTAAGAAGTGGCTGACAGACAACATTCACAAACATGGCAAACTGCTGGAACCAAAGGAGATTTTGGAAAGTGTTACAGGGGAAGCGATCAATTCGGGGTACCTGGTAAGGTACTTGGAAGACAAGTACACGCAGGTATACAATTTATAA
- a CDS encoding YlbF family regulator: MEDRTPMGSGHRVRILQKAEQLVHMIRSTDTFARFQQAEDKLNRHPDAQALVFVAKAKRNKYSKTSLRYGYDHPASVQAKREYDEVLRQISEIPLVEEYKVYQEELNDLLQGITRTIINTLSPDVKAEIFEESSGGGCGGGCGGGCKSH; this comes from the coding sequence ATGGAGGATCGAACCCCCATGGGTTCTGGACATCGTGTACGCATATTGCAGAAAGCGGAGCAGCTGGTTCATATGATCCGGTCAACCGATACATTCGCCCGTTTTCAGCAAGCCGAAGATAAATTGAATCGCCACCCGGATGCGCAAGCGCTTGTGTTTGTGGCCAAAGCCAAACGCAATAAGTATTCCAAAACGTCGCTTCGCTATGGGTATGATCACCCGGCTTCAGTCCAGGCCAAGCGCGAATATGACGAAGTTTTGCGGCAAATTTCCGAGATTCCCCTGGTGGAAGAATACAAAGTTTATCAGGAGGAATTGAACGATCTGCTGCAGGGCATTACCCGCACCATTATCAATACATTGTCACCGGACGTCAAGGCTGAAATCTTTGAGGAATCCTCCGGAGGCGGTTGCGGCGGAGGCTGCGGAGGCGGCTGCAAGAGCCATTAA
- a CDS encoding TVP38/TMEM64 family protein: MHLEKSEGKKVVKKLFTIFTFIAIIAVGYWQKDLFLGLIRAGGSLSIAVSIVFVAITAFFPVVPFVIVAGVVGGVFGAMMGTAITLAGAIFGAMVMFLMSRFGFRDWAQVQLAKYPKVKEYESIFEKNAFASILFVRLVPVVPSQAVNILSGVSLVSWFTFLLATTLGKLPANLVFNLAGSTLSENKMMSFLIFGTYFLVITVAAFLYMRKRQLQQELQQEES; encoded by the coding sequence ATGCATCTTGAGAAAAGCGAGGGGAAAAAGGTGGTCAAGAAACTCTTTACAATCTTCACGTTTATTGCGATTATTGCTGTCGGATACTGGCAGAAAGATCTCTTTCTGGGATTGATCCGGGCCGGCGGTTCCTTATCGATAGCCGTAAGCATTGTGTTTGTTGCCATAACCGCCTTTTTCCCCGTTGTTCCTTTTGTCATTGTCGCAGGTGTTGTGGGCGGTGTGTTTGGTGCCATGATGGGCACTGCCATTACCCTGGCGGGTGCCATCTTCGGCGCCATGGTTATGTTCCTGATGTCCCGCTTCGGATTCAGGGATTGGGCACAAGTGCAGCTGGCCAAATATCCAAAAGTGAAGGAATACGAATCCATCTTTGAAAAAAACGCCTTTGCCAGTATTTTGTTCGTCCGGTTGGTACCGGTGGTTCCATCCCAGGCGGTCAATATTCTGTCCGGTGTCAGTCTGGTTTCCTGGTTTACCTTCCTGCTGGCGACGACTTTGGGAAAACTCCCGGCCAACCTGGTGTTTAACCTGGCAGGCAGCACCCTGTCGGAAAACAAAATGATGTCGTTCCTCATCTTTGGAACCTATTTTCTTGTCATAACCGTGGCCGCTTTCCTTTACATGCGCAAGCGGCAGCTTCAGCAAGAATTGCAGCAGGAGGAGTCGTAG
- the cyoE gene encoding heme o synthase, translated as MEQQLSYAASTNRAMEPGPFSELNRTGTWRDYVTVTKLGITVGNMIAVFAGYWLGTKTAIKAGMIPSLDIWTMIVAMVGTALVIMAGTSLNNYIDRDLDQQMERTRKRPSATGALTPRKVLIFGFVLAILGTSMLLFVNVLTAVLGLAGLFVYVVVYTLWLKRTSTLSTVIGGISGAIPPIMGYAAASNTLDASAWAVFAFMLLWQPPHTLALAIRRVEDYRAANIPLLPVVRGFEATKRQSLRYVAAMVPVTFILYGLGTVGFSYLIAAVVLGIGYLYISVEAFYAKDDMKWAKKSFVYSLFYLITLFVMMIVSAN; from the coding sequence ATGGAACAACAACTGTCATATGCAGCTTCGACAAACCGTGCCATGGAGCCGGGGCCCTTTTCCGAACTAAACCGGACGGGAACTTGGCGTGATTATGTAACGGTAACAAAATTGGGGATTACGGTCGGCAACATGATTGCCGTTTTTGCGGGGTATTGGTTGGGCACGAAAACGGCCATCAAAGCCGGAATGATCCCGTCCTTGGACATCTGGACGATGATTGTGGCGATGGTTGGAACCGCTCTTGTCATTATGGCGGGTACCAGCCTGAACAACTATATTGACCGGGATCTGGACCAGCAGATGGAGCGGACACGCAAGCGTCCGTCCGCCACAGGTGCGTTGACACCCCGAAAAGTATTGATTTTTGGGTTTGTGTTGGCGATTCTGGGCACTTCAATGCTGCTTTTTGTTAATGTATTGACAGCAGTCCTGGGATTGGCCGGACTCTTCGTGTACGTGGTTGTTTATACCCTGTGGCTGAAACGGACCTCCACGCTCAGTACCGTAATTGGGGGCATTTCAGGCGCTATCCCGCCGATTATGGGATATGCGGCCGCTTCCAATACGTTGGATGCCAGCGCATGGGCTGTCTTTGCCTTCATGTTGTTGTGGCAGCCGCCTCACACCCTGGCATTGGCCATACGCCGGGTAGAAGATTACCGTGCCGCCAACATTCCATTGTTGCCGGTGGTTCGTGGTTTTGAAGCGACCAAGCGTCAATCTTTGCGTTATGTGGCGGCCATGGTGCCGGTTACCTTCATTCTGTACGGCTTGGGTACCGTTGGCTTCAGTTATTTGATTGCTGCCGTAGTTTTGGGAATCGGATACCTATATATCTCCGTTGAGGCGTTTTATGCCAAGGATGACATGAAGTGGGCAAAGAAGAGCTTTGTATACTCTCTGTTCTATTTGATTACGTTGTTTGTCATGATGATCGTGAGCGCGAACTGA